A DNA window from Thermosynechococcaceae cyanobacterium Okahandja contains the following coding sequences:
- a CDS encoding CPP1-like family protein, producing the protein MSDNPYEKLQVSEDASFERIKEARDALLATYTGDERQRTEIEAAYDAILMDRLRQRQEGKIKVPERIRYAERLAEPAPPKINRIGNHPAVKWWQQQLDMPSLRGMVITSAVYAALMAIGIYQANPDTLALVLSLGVGFNLVWLQRKEQRLGRAFLITLLALILGAVVAVGIYHLGLLAALFSVDQTVGLGVFITFWLTSNFLR; encoded by the coding sequence ATGAGTGACAACCCCTACGAAAAGCTCCAAGTCTCGGAAGATGCCTCCTTTGAGCGAATCAAGGAAGCGCGGGATGCCTTACTTGCTACCTATACCGGAGATGAGCGGCAGCGCACAGAAATTGAGGCAGCCTACGATGCCATTTTGATGGATCGCCTCCGCCAGCGCCAAGAAGGCAAAATCAAAGTGCCGGAGCGCATTCGCTATGCCGAGCGGCTAGCGGAGCCAGCCCCCCCCAAAATCAATCGCATTGGCAATCACCCAGCAGTGAAGTGGTGGCAGCAGCAGTTAGACATGCCCTCGTTACGGGGCATGGTCATTACATCGGCCGTTTATGCCGCCCTGATGGCGATCGGTATCTACCAAGCGAATCCCGATACCCTAGCTTTAGTGCTCTCCCTTGGCGTTGGCTTTAACCTTGTGTGGTTGCAGCGCAAAGAGCAACGGTTAGGGCGGGCATTTTTAATTACGCTGCTGGCGCTGATCCTCGGTGCCGTGGTGGCCGTTGGCATCTATCATCTTGGTTTACTGGCAGCACTCTTCAGTGTTGATCAAACCGTTGGCTTGGGGGTCTTCATTACCTTTTGGCTAACCAGTAATTTTTTGCGCTAG
- the dnaN gene encoding DNA polymerase III subunit beta, producing MKVVCSQTALSSKLAPLSRVAPSNPSHPILANILLQAEENRLGLSVFDLSLGMQIWLDADVKVSGAITVSAKLFSEMVARMPNRDIEITAEDTRVILDYGTGHFEIQGMSAEEFPTLPNLDDITPVTLTAEALRQGLHSTLFAASTDESKQILTGLHVTFEVDCLEFAATDGHRLAVTVTEQPIPAALSPITIPAKSLKDLERLMSKQDSDIHLRCDPTQIVFDIGTDARITSRLLEGKYPNYRQLIPKTFERQLTVDRVAFSNALERIAILAAQKNNVVKISLDASAQTLKLSAEAPQLGEGKEDIPAQISGDSIDIAFNVKYLLDGLKVMETTDVQLQLNGGTQPAILRPLGDAQMTYLVMPIQIRA from the coding sequence ATGAAAGTTGTTTGTTCACAGACCGCCCTCAGTAGCAAACTCGCCCCCTTGAGCCGGGTTGCCCCCAGTAACCCCTCCCATCCCATATTGGCCAATATCTTGCTCCAAGCGGAAGAGAATCGCCTCGGGCTTTCCGTCTTTGATCTGAGCCTTGGGATGCAGATTTGGTTGGACGCGGACGTTAAAGTGAGTGGCGCGATTACGGTATCCGCTAAGCTCTTTAGCGAAATGGTGGCACGGATGCCCAACCGCGACATCGAAATTACGGCTGAAGACACCCGGGTGATCCTTGACTACGGCACTGGCCACTTTGAAATTCAAGGGATGAGCGCGGAGGAGTTCCCCACCCTCCCCAACCTCGACGATATTACCCCTGTGACCCTCACCGCCGAAGCCTTGCGGCAAGGGCTACACAGCACCCTGTTTGCCGCCAGCACCGACGAGAGCAAACAAATCCTGACGGGGTTACACGTCACGTTTGAAGTCGATTGCCTCGAATTTGCCGCCACCGATGGCCATCGCTTGGCCGTTACCGTCACCGAGCAACCCATCCCTGCCGCCCTTTCCCCGATTACGATTCCGGCGAAGTCCCTCAAAGACCTTGAGCGGCTGATGTCCAAACAAGACAGCGATATTCACCTCCGCTGTGACCCCACTCAAATTGTCTTTGACATTGGCACCGATGCCCGCATCACCAGCCGCCTCCTTGAAGGGAAGTACCCCAACTATCGGCAACTCATCCCCAAAACCTTCGAGCGTCAATTGACGGTGGATCGGGTTGCCTTCAGCAATGCGCTTGAGCGCATCGCCATCCTCGCCGCCCAAAAGAACAACGTCGTTAAAATCAGCCTTGATGCCAGCGCCCAAACACTGAAGCTCTCCGCCGAAGCCCCCCAACTCGGTGAAGGCAAAGAAGACATCCCCGCCCAGATTTCCGGCGACTCGATTGACATTGCCTTTAACGTGAAATACCTGCTGGATGGCCTTAAGGTCATGGAAACCACCGATGTGCAACTGCAACTGAACGGTGGCACCCAGCCCGCCATCCTCCGTCCCTTGGGCGATGCCCAAATGACCTACTTGGTCATGCCAATCCAAATTCGTGCCTAG
- a CDS encoding DUF309 domain-containing protein produces the protein MDSPEMLQKAIAQFNNGEYYACHDTLEALWTEASEPDRAFYQGLLQIAVACYHASRGNQRGAILLLGEGTHRLRQCPPNHYGLDLTTLIVAATTLQAQLQDQESALIPLHIDRLTQDAP, from the coding sequence ATGGATTCACCGGAGATGTTACAGAAGGCGATCGCCCAATTTAACAACGGTGAATACTACGCCTGCCACGACACCCTAGAAGCCCTGTGGACAGAGGCCAGCGAACCCGACCGCGCCTTTTATCAAGGCTTGCTGCAAATTGCTGTCGCCTGTTACCATGCCAGCCGCGGCAACCAACGGGGAGCCATTTTACTCCTCGGGGAAGGAACTCACCGCCTGCGCCAGTGCCCGCCAAACCACTACGGCCTTGACCTAACCACCCTCATTGTGGCAGCCACAACCCTACAAGCCCAACTCCAGGACCAAGAATCTGCGTTAATACCACTGCATATCGACCGATTGACCCAAGATGCTCCCTAA
- a CDS encoding methyltransferase domain-containing protein, which yields MTNLRFLLLAGSTGLLLTTGALLLYLRSPRTYHSAESVAQSYDDWTRDGILEFYWGEHIHLGHYGSPPHPKNFIQAKEDFVHEMVRWGRLDQLPRGTTVLDVGCGIGGSARLLARDYGFVVTGITISPAQVQRARELTSPDLPVQFQVADALQLPFADASFDVVWSIEAGPHMPDKAQYAREMLRVLKPGGILVVADWNQRDDRHHPLRPWERWVMRQLLDQWSHPAFASIEGFAEILEATGLVQGSVITADWTTETLPSWLDSIWQGIVRPKGLLMFGVVGFIKSLREVPTLLLMRLAFGTGLCRFGMFRAVRSATPQPSLETASSISSIP from the coding sequence TTGACAAACTTACGCTTTTTGCTGTTGGCGGGTAGCACCGGGCTACTGCTCACAACAGGGGCACTACTGCTATACCTGCGTAGTCCCCGCACATACCACTCCGCCGAATCGGTTGCCCAGTCCTACGATGATTGGACGCGGGATGGCATTCTGGAGTTCTACTGGGGCGAGCATATTCACTTGGGACACTACGGCTCACCACCACACCCCAAGAACTTTATCCAAGCCAAGGAAGACTTTGTCCATGAGATGGTGCGCTGGGGCAGGCTCGATCAATTGCCCCGTGGCACAACGGTGCTGGATGTGGGCTGTGGCATTGGCGGCAGTGCTCGCTTACTGGCACGGGATTACGGGTTTGTGGTTACCGGTATTACCATTAGCCCTGCCCAGGTGCAGCGCGCCCGAGAATTAACTTCCCCCGATCTACCGGTTCAATTTCAGGTGGCGGATGCCCTGCAGCTTCCTTTTGCGGATGCCTCCTTTGATGTGGTCTGGTCCATTGAAGCAGGCCCCCACATGCCGGACAAGGCACAATACGCCCGGGAGATGCTGCGGGTACTCAAGCCCGGCGGCATTTTAGTCGTGGCGGACTGGAACCAGCGGGACGATCGCCACCACCCCTTACGCCCTTGGGAGCGCTGGGTGATGCGGCAACTCCTAGACCAATGGTCACACCCCGCCTTTGCCAGCATTGAAGGCTTTGCCGAAATCCTTGAGGCCACAGGTCTGGTTCAAGGGAGTGTCATAACTGCCGATTGGACCACGGAAACCCTCCCCAGTTGGCTGGACTCCATCTGGCAGGGAATTGTCCGCCCCAAGGGACTGCTGATGTTTGGCGTGGTGGGCTTCATTAAATCCCTGCGGGAGGTACCCACCCTACTGCTGATGCGATTGGCCTTTGGAACTGGGTTATGCCGCTTCGGTATGTTCCGAGCCGTGCGATCGGCCACCCCCCAGCCTTCTTTAGAGACAGCGTCTTCAATATCCTCAATCCCCTGA
- the cobW gene encoding cobalamin biosynthesis protein CobW, translating into MAKVPVTVITGFLGSGKTTLIRHLLQHNGGRRIAVLVNEFGEVGIDGELLRSCGVCEAEASEAAPQIVELTNGCLCCTVQEEFLPTMQMLLQRKDQIDCILIETSGLALPKPLVQAFRWPEVRTQATVDGVVTVVDGAALAAGQFVGNLTALNAQRQTDASLDHETPIEELFEDQLACADMILVTKTDLVEADEGDRLQQWLQQKVAPGVKILPCQRGQISPDILLGLKAEVEEHLDQRPSHHDHEADHEHDDQITAVCVEIPHAFTPATLVPQLQRLVQQQDIYRIKGFVAVPGKPMRLVLQGVGQRFEHFYDRPWRTDERRQTRLVLIGRHLEANAIRAQLATPALTH; encoded by the coding sequence ATGGCTAAAGTACCTGTAACGGTAATTACGGGATTTCTTGGATCGGGTAAAACCACGTTGATTCGCCATCTGCTGCAACACAATGGCGGGCGGCGCATTGCTGTGCTAGTGAATGAGTTTGGCGAGGTGGGTATTGACGGTGAGTTGCTGCGCTCCTGCGGTGTTTGCGAGGCAGAGGCTTCTGAGGCAGCCCCCCAAATTGTGGAACTCACCAATGGCTGCCTGTGCTGCACGGTTCAGGAGGAGTTTCTGCCGACGATGCAGATGCTCCTCCAGCGCAAGGATCAAATTGATTGCATCCTCATTGAAACCTCGGGTCTGGCGCTACCGAAGCCCCTAGTGCAAGCCTTTCGCTGGCCAGAGGTGCGCACCCAAGCCACGGTCGATGGTGTGGTCACGGTTGTGGATGGGGCAGCCCTAGCCGCAGGGCAGTTTGTGGGTAACCTAACAGCATTGAATGCACAGCGCCAAACGGATGCCAGCCTTGACCATGAAACGCCGATCGAAGAACTCTTTGAGGATCAACTGGCCTGTGCCGATATGATCCTAGTGACAAAGACGGATTTAGTGGAGGCTGACGAGGGCGATCGCCTCCAGCAATGGCTCCAGCAAAAGGTTGCGCCGGGTGTGAAAATCCTGCCTTGCCAGCGGGGGCAGATCAGTCCAGACATTCTCCTAGGACTGAAGGCAGAGGTTGAGGAGCATCTCGACCAGCGCCCCAGCCATCACGATCACGAGGCAGACCACGAGCACGATGATCAGATCACTGCGGTGTGTGTCGAGATCCCCCACGCCTTTACCCCCGCCACGTTGGTGCCGCAGTTGCAAAGGCTCGTGCAGCAGCAGGACATCTACCGTATTAAAGGGTTTGTGGCTGTTCCCGGAAAACCCATGCGCTTAGTACTTCAAGGTGTGGGGCAGCGGTTTGAACACTTTTATGACCGCCCTTGGCGCACGGATGAGCGACGGCAGACCCGCCTTGTCCTCATTGGTCGGCACCTAGAGGCCAATGCCATTCGCGCCCAACTCGCCACCCCAGCGCTAACTCACTAG
- the adhE gene encoding bifunctional acetaldehyde-CoA/alcohol dehydrogenase — MSATTLPTTEPVRDLAGLEALIERVKKAQASYAQFTQAQVDHIFHQAAMAANQARIPLAKAAVAETGMGLVEDKVIKNHFASEFIYNKYKDEKTCGVIDDDPLFGIQKIAEPVGIVAGVVPVTNPTSTTIFKALICLKTRNGIIFSPHPRAKACTAAAAKIVLEAAVAAGAPPDIIGWIDEPTIELSQALMQHPEIKLILATGGPGMVKAAYSSGHPAIGVGAGNTPALIDATADIPTAVSSILLSKSFDNGMICASEQSVIVVDDIYEAVKAEFQRRGAYLLTPQERDRVGQLILKEGRLNAAIVGQSAQRIAEMAGVTVPPETRVLLAEVSDIGAHEPFAYEKLCPILALYRAPQFHKAVEMAAQLVNFGGMGHTSVLYTDPRNQDDIAYFKYRMQTARVLINTPSSQGAIGDLYNFKLDPSLTLGCGTWGGNIISENVGPHHLLNIKTVSDRRENMLWFRVPPKIYFKAGCLSVALRDLEGKQRAFVITDKPLFDLGMTEPITQVLDEMGIKHDMFHEVEPDPTFSTVNRGLELLRQYQPDVIIAVGGGSPMDAAKVMWLLYEHPEVEFDGLAMRFMDIRKRVYQLPPLGQKAIMVAIPTTSGTGSEVTPFAVVTDDRVGIKYPLADYALTPNMAIVDPDLVLHMPKKLTAYGGIDALTHALESYVSVLSTEFTEGLALEAIKLLFAYLPRAYRHGAADPEAREKVHYAATIAGMAFANAFLGVCHSMAHKLGSTFHVPHGLANALLISHVIRYNATDAPLKQAIFPQYKYPQAKERYAQIADALQLGGDTAEEKVERLIAAIEDLKAQLDIPATIKEALHGEDREFYEQVAQMAELAFDDQCTGANPRYPLIQDLQELYTLAYMGCRLEAAAYHPETATS, encoded by the coding sequence ATGAGTGCCACCACTCTTCCCACAACCGAACCGGTCAGAGATTTAGCGGGGTTAGAAGCCCTAATCGAGCGGGTGAAAAAAGCGCAGGCATCCTATGCCCAATTTACCCAAGCCCAAGTGGATCACATTTTTCATCAGGCCGCCATGGCGGCCAACCAAGCCCGCATCCCCCTTGCCAAGGCTGCCGTTGCTGAAACGGGAATGGGACTCGTGGAAGATAAGGTCATTAAAAATCACTTTGCCTCAGAGTTTATCTACAACAAGTACAAAGATGAGAAAACCTGCGGCGTGATTGACGATGATCCCCTCTTTGGCATCCAAAAAATTGCCGAGCCTGTGGGGATTGTGGCCGGGGTGGTACCCGTAACCAATCCCACCTCCACCACCATTTTCAAGGCCTTGATTTGCCTGAAAACCCGTAATGGGATTATCTTTTCGCCCCATCCGCGCGCCAAAGCCTGTACGGCGGCAGCGGCCAAGATTGTCCTTGAGGCTGCCGTAGCAGCGGGGGCACCCCCCGACATTATTGGTTGGATTGATGAGCCAACGATTGAACTCTCGCAGGCGCTGATGCAGCACCCCGAGATCAAGCTGATTCTGGCCACCGGTGGTCCCGGGATGGTGAAGGCCGCCTACTCCTCCGGGCACCCGGCCATTGGCGTGGGGGCGGGCAATACCCCAGCGCTAATTGATGCAACTGCCGATATTCCAACGGCGGTCAGTTCCATTTTGCTCAGTAAGTCCTTTGACAACGGCATGATCTGTGCCTCAGAGCAATCCGTCATTGTGGTTGATGACATCTATGAGGCGGTGAAGGCGGAGTTTCAACGCCGCGGTGCCTATCTCCTCACGCCTCAGGAGCGGGATCGCGTTGGCCAGCTCATTTTGAAGGAGGGTCGCCTGAATGCGGCAATCGTGGGGCAGTCAGCGCAACGGATTGCTGAAATGGCCGGAGTTACTGTGCCGCCCGAAACCCGGGTGCTGTTGGCGGAGGTCAGCGACATTGGGGCACACGAACCCTTTGCCTACGAGAAACTCTGTCCAATCTTAGCGCTATACCGGGCGCCGCAGTTCCATAAGGCGGTCGAGATGGCGGCGCAACTGGTCAACTTTGGCGGCATGGGGCACACCTCGGTGCTCTATACCGATCCTCGCAACCAAGATGATATTGCCTACTTCAAGTATCGGATGCAAACGGCACGGGTGCTTATTAACACTCCTTCTTCCCAAGGGGCGATCGGGGATCTGTATAACTTTAAGCTGGATCCTTCCCTCACCTTGGGCTGTGGAACCTGGGGCGGCAACATTATTTCCGAGAACGTGGGTCCCCATCACCTGCTGAATATCAAAACCGTGAGCGATCGCCGCGAAAATATGCTCTGGTTCCGCGTCCCGCCCAAAATTTACTTCAAAGCGGGCTGCCTATCGGTGGCACTGCGGGATTTAGAAGGCAAGCAACGCGCGTTTGTGATTACCGATAAACCCCTCTTTGACCTAGGCATGACCGAGCCGATTACCCAAGTCCTCGACGAGATGGGGATCAAGCACGATATGTTCCACGAGGTGGAGCCAGACCCCACCTTTAGCACCGTCAACCGTGGCCTTGAGTTGCTGCGCCAGTACCAGCCGGATGTGATTATTGCCGTGGGTGGCGGTTCCCCCATGGATGCGGCCAAAGTCATGTGGCTGCTGTACGAGCATCCGGAAGTGGAATTTGATGGCTTGGCCATGCGCTTCATGGATATTCGTAAGCGAGTCTATCAACTGCCCCCCTTAGGCCAAAAGGCGATCATGGTGGCCATTCCCACCACCTCGGGAACCGGCTCAGAAGTTACCCCCTTTGCCGTGGTCACCGATGACCGGGTGGGTATTAAGTATCCCTTGGCGGACTATGCCCTCACCCCGAACATGGCCATTGTGGATCCCGACTTGGTGCTGCACATGCCCAAAAAACTCACAGCCTACGGTGGCATTGATGCCCTCACCCACGCGCTAGAGTCCTATGTGTCAGTTCTCTCCACAGAATTTACCGAGGGTCTAGCCTTAGAAGCCATTAAACTTCTGTTTGCCTACCTGCCGCGCGCCTATCGCCACGGTGCTGCGGATCCGGAAGCCCGCGAAAAAGTGCACTACGCTGCAACCATTGCTGGGATGGCCTTTGCCAATGCTTTTTTGGGGGTGTGTCATTCGATGGCTCATAAGCTCGGCTCCACGTTCCATGTGCCCCACGGTCTGGCGAATGCCCTGCTAATTTCCCATGTCATTCGCTACAACGCCACTGACGCACCCCTGAAGCAGGCGATCTTCCCGCAGTATAAGTATCCACAGGCCAAAGAACGCTATGCCCAAATTGCCGATGCCCTGCAACTCGGCGGAGACACGGCAGAAGAAAAAGTGGAGCGACTGATTGCCGCCATTGAAGACCTGAAAGCGCAACTGGACATTCCCGCCACGATTAAAGAGGCGCTGCACGGCGAGGATCGCGAGTTCTATGAGCAGGTGGCGCAGATGGCGGAGCTAGCCTTTGACGATCAGTGCACGGGCGCTAATCCCCGCTATCCGCTGATTCAGGATTTGCAGGAGCTTTATACCCTTGCCTATATGGGCTGTCGCCTTGAGGCTGCCGCCTACCATCCTGAAACGGCAACGAGCTAG
- the pflA gene encoding pyruvate formate-lyase-activating protein: MVPAVPERQTIGYIHSVETCGTVDGPGIRYVIFTQGCPLRCLYCHNPDCREPHQGKPVTVSELIADIQNYLSYLRRGGVTVSGGEPLMQPDFVRDIFERCHDLGLHTALDTSGYVVLDVAKPVVAAADLVLLDIKSFLPDTYRRVTSVAITPTLELAKYLDQIHKPAWIRFVLVPGLTDDPDNIRGLAQFVATLSNVEKVEVLPFHKMGEYKWQQLGLPYQLYDTPAASPEDVARAIAIFRDYDLNVQ, encoded by the coding sequence ATGGTTCCAGCGGTGCCCGAGCGGCAAACAATCGGCTACATTCACTCGGTAGAAACCTGTGGCACGGTGGATGGTCCGGGGATTCGTTACGTGATTTTTACCCAAGGCTGTCCCCTGCGCTGTCTGTACTGCCATAATCCCGACTGTCGCGAGCCGCACCAAGGGAAGCCCGTCACGGTCTCAGAACTCATTGCCGACATTCAGAACTACCTTTCCTACCTGCGGCGGGGAGGGGTCACCGTCAGTGGCGGCGAACCCTTAATGCAGCCAGACTTTGTGCGGGACATTTTTGAGCGCTGCCATGACCTAGGGTTACATACCGCCTTGGATACCTCCGGCTATGTGGTGTTGGACGTGGCCAAGCCAGTGGTGGCGGCTGCCGACTTGGTACTGCTGGATATTAAATCCTTTTTGCCGGACACCTACCGACGAGTGACCAGTGTGGCCATTACCCCCACCCTTGAACTGGCCAAGTATCTAGATCAAATTCACAAGCCCGCGTGGATTCGGTTTGTGCTGGTGCCGGGGCTGACGGATGATCCCGATAATATCCGTGGCTTAGCTCAGTTTGTGGCAACCCTGAGCAATGTGGAAAAGGTAGAGGTGCTGCCCTTTCACAAAATGGGGGAGTACAAATGGCAGCAGTTGGGGTTGCCCTATCAGCTCTATGACACCCCGGCCGCCAGTCCTGAGGATGTGGCGCGGGCGATCGCTATCTTTCGTGACTACGATCTCAACGTTCAGTAA
- a CDS encoding glycosyltransferase — MPKKIWLLWLQGEQQAPPLVQHCLASWRQKNPKWQVIVLDHQSLKQFIQLQLPQPRFRRLTPQQQSDLIRLALLDQQGGVWADATTFCMIPLDQWLANVLDSGCFLFSRPGKDRLIASWFMAAIPNHYLISCWHRFLSSYWLENSFEPLNFWQRQLASILDLFLTANCQVTQYWFSRVITKRLKVYPYYSLHYAFFYLVNNDPKANALWQAMPRLSANPPLRLVRQNLFSKVTAATKAELQGDPQPLYKLTWKHPKLAAYFANPSHYQDSVLHYLIQEFQRQSIEKG, encoded by the coding sequence ATGCCAAAAAAAATCTGGTTGCTTTGGCTACAGGGTGAGCAGCAAGCGCCACCGCTGGTGCAGCACTGTCTTGCGTCATGGCGGCAAAAAAATCCAAAGTGGCAAGTTATTGTCCTAGATCACCAGAGCTTAAAGCAATTTATTCAGTTACAACTCCCCCAGCCCCGATTCAGGAGACTAACCCCTCAACAACAGTCTGACCTCATTCGCCTAGCACTGTTAGATCAGCAAGGGGGAGTTTGGGCAGACGCCACCACGTTTTGCATGATTCCCCTTGATCAGTGGCTTGCTAATGTTCTCGATAGCGGCTGCTTTCTTTTTAGCCGCCCCGGGAAGGATCGTTTAATTGCCAGTTGGTTTATGGCGGCTATCCCCAACCACTACCTCATCAGTTGCTGGCATAGATTTCTTTCCTCCTACTGGTTAGAGAATTCCTTCGAGCCCCTCAATTTTTGGCAGCGGCAACTCGCGAGCATTCTTGATCTTTTTTTAACTGCCAACTGCCAAGTGACCCAGTATTGGTTCTCGCGCGTCATTACCAAAAGGTTAAAAGTTTATCCCTACTATAGTTTGCACTATGCCTTTTTCTACTTAGTGAACAATGACCCCAAGGCAAATGCGCTCTGGCAAGCTATGCCGCGTCTATCTGCAAATCCACCCCTGCGATTAGTACGTCAAAACTTATTTTCTAAGGTTACAGCAGCCACGAAAGCTGAATTACAGGGTGATCCTCAACCCCTTTATAAACTAACTTGGAAACACCCAAAACTCGCAGCTTACTTTGCCAATCCAAGCCACTATCAAGACTCCGTCTTACACTACCTCATCCAAGAGTTTCAGCGTCAATCAATTGAAAAGGGGTGA
- the fba gene encoding fructose-bisphosphate aldolase class II (catalyzes the reversible aldol condensation of dihydroxyacetonephosphate and glyceraldehyde 3-phosphate in the Calvin cycle, glycolysis, and/or gluconeogenesis) has product MALVPMRLLLDHAAENGYGIPAFNVNNMEQIQAIMQAAHETDSPVILQASRGARKYAGENFLRHLILAAVETYPHIPIVMHQDHGNEPATCYSAIRNGFTSVMMDGSLEADAKTPASYEYNVAVTSEVVKVAHSIGVSVEGELGCLGSLETGKGEAEDGHGFEGALDHSMLLTDPDQAVDFVERTQVDALAVAIGTSHGAYKFTRKPTGEILAISRVEEIHRRLPNTHLVMHGSSSVPEDLIALINQYGGTIPETYGVPVEEIQKGIKSGVRKVNIDTDNRLAITAAVREALALAPKEFDPRHFLKPSIKYMQKVCADRYQQFGTAGNASKIKQLSLEDYAAKYAKGELAQVVQKAVSV; this is encoded by the coding sequence ATGGCACTCGTACCCATGCGCTTGCTGCTAGACCACGCAGCCGAAAATGGTTACGGCATCCCCGCCTTCAACGTCAATAACATGGAGCAAATCCAAGCCATCATGCAGGCGGCTCACGAAACCGACAGCCCAGTGATTCTGCAAGCGTCGCGGGGTGCCCGTAAGTATGCTGGGGAAAACTTCCTGCGTCACCTGATTCTGGCGGCGGTGGAAACCTATCCCCACATTCCCATTGTGATGCACCAAGACCATGGTAACGAGCCTGCCACCTGCTACTCAGCCATCCGTAACGGCTTCACTAGCGTCATGATGGATGGTTCTCTGGAAGCGGATGCCAAAACCCCCGCAAGCTATGAATACAACGTTGCGGTCACCAGCGAAGTGGTGAAAGTAGCCCACTCCATCGGCGTCTCGGTGGAAGGGGAACTGGGGTGCCTAGGTTCGCTCGAAACTGGGAAAGGAGAAGCGGAAGATGGCCATGGTTTTGAAGGCGCCTTGGATCACTCGATGCTGCTGACAGACCCCGATCAAGCGGTGGATTTTGTTGAGCGCACCCAAGTGGATGCCCTCGCGGTGGCGATCGGTACCAGCCATGGCGCGTACAAATTTACCCGCAAGCCCACCGGTGAAATTTTGGCCATCAGCCGTGTGGAAGAAATTCACCGCCGCCTGCCCAACACCCACTTGGTGATGCACGGCTCTAGCTCGGTGCCCGAAGACTTAATTGCTCTGATTAACCAGTACGGCGGCACTATCCCTGAAACCTATGGGGTGCCCGTCGAAGAAATTCAAAAAGGCATTAAGAGCGGTGTACGTAAAGTGAATATTGACACCGACAACCGCTTAGCTATTACGGCGGCCGTTCGTGAAGCCCTTGCCCTTGCGCCGAAGGAATTTGACCCGCGTCACTTCCTCAAACCCTCGATTAAATACATGCAAAAAGTCTGTGCCGATCGCTATCAGCAGTTTGGTACAGCCGGTAACGCCAGCAAGATCAAGCAACTCAGCCTTGAAGACTACGCCGCTAAGTATGCCAAAGGCGAACTTGCTCAAGTGGTGCAGAAGGCTGTCAGCGTCTAG